CTATCATTAAGACGGacatttacataaataatttaccAGAAATACGTACTTTGTTTGATGCTCCTTACTCTACTTGAACCATTCACACACTAACATTGAAAGTTAAGGAAGTTTTTTGAGAAACTGATAAGCTTTTCTTAAACTATTGAAAACAAGCATCAAAAATAGTTTGAATCTACGTAGTTATCATATACACGGTCTATGCATTGAAAATAATCATCGAAAATAGTCTGAATCTACGTAGTTCTCATATACATGGACtatatataatggtttaaataacacataataatacAAGTAATTCTCAGTAGtccaaataacacataataaaacCAGTAATTCTCAGTAGttcaaataacacataataatacAAGTATATCCTAGTAGtccaaataacacataataatacCAGTACATCCTAGTANNNNNNNNNNNNNNNNNNNNNNNNNNNNNNNNNNNNNNNNNNNNNNNNNNNNNNNNNNNNNNNNNNNNNNNNNNNNNNNNNNNNNNNNNNNNNNNNNNNNNNNNNNNNNNNNNNNNNNNNNNNNNNNNNNNNNNNNNNNNNNNNNNNNNNNNNNNNNNNNNNNNNNNNNNNNNNNNNNNNNNNNNNNNNNNNNNNNNNNNNNNNNNNNNNNNNNNNNNNNNNNNNNNNNNNNNNNNNNNNNNNNNNNNNNNNNNNNNNNNNNNNNNNNNNNNNNNNNNNNNNNNNNNNNNNNNNNNNNNNNNNNNNNNNNNNNNNNNNNNNNNNNNNNNNNNNNNNNNNNNNNNNNNNNNNNNNNNNNNNNNNNNNNNNNNNNNNNNNNNNNNNNNNNNNNNNNNNNNNNNNNNNNNNNNNNNNNNNNNNNNNNNNNNNNNNNNNNNNNNNNNNNNNNNNNNNNNNNNNNNNNNNNNNNNNNNNNNNNNNNNNNNNNNNNNNNNNNNNNNNNNNNNNNNNNNNNNNNNNNNNNNNNNNNNNNNNNNNNNNNNNNNNNNNNNNNNNNNNNNNNNNNNNNNNNNNNNNNNNNNNNNNNNNNNNNNNNNNNNNNNNNNNNNNNNNNNNNNNNNNNNNNNNNNNNNNNNNNNNNNNNNNNNNNNNNNNNNNNNNNNNNNNNNNNNNNNNNNNNNNNNNNNNNNNNNNNNNNNNNNNNNNNNNNNNNNNNNNNNNNNNNNNNNNNNNNNNNNNNNNNNNNNNNNNNNNNNNNNNNNNNNNNNNNNNNNNNNNNNNNNNNNNNNNNNNNNNNNNNNNNNNNNNNNNNNNNNNNNNNNNNNNNNNNNNNNNNNNNNNNNNNNNNNNNNNNNNNNNNNNNNNNNNNNNNNNNNNNNNNNNNNNNNNNNNNNNNNNNNNNNNNNNNNNNNNNNNNNNNNNNNNNNNNNNNNNNNNNNNNNNNNNNNNNNNNNNNNNNNNNNNNNNNNNNNNNNNNNNNNNNNNNNNNNNNNNNNNNNNNNNNNNNNNNNNNNNNNNNNNNNNNNNNNNNNNNNNNNNNNNNNNNNNNNNNNNNNNNNNNNNNNNNNNNNNNNNNNNNNNNNNNNNNNNNNNNNNNNNNNNNNNNNNNNNNNNNNNNNNNNNNNNNNNNNNNNNNNNNNNNNNNNNNNNNNNNNNNNNNNNNNNNNNNNNNNNNNNNNNNNNNNNNNNNNNNNNNNNNNNNNNNNNNNNNNNNNNNNNNNNNNNNNNNNNNNNNNNNNNNNNNNNNNNNNNNNNNNNNNNNNNNNNNNNNNNNNNNNNNNNNNNNNNNNNNNNNNNNNNNNNNNNNNNNNNNNNNNNNNNNNNNNNNNNNNNNNNNNNNNNNNNNNNNNNNNNNNNNNNNNNNNNNNNNNNNNNNNNNNNNNNNNNNNNNNNNNNNNNNNNNNNNNNNNNNNNNNNNNNNNNNNNNNNNNNNNNNNNNNNNNNNNNNNNNNNNNNNNNNNNNNNNNNNNNNNNNNNNNNNNNNNNNNNNNNNNNNNNNNNNNNNNNNNNNNNNNNNNNNNNNNNNNNNNNNNNNNNNNNNNNNNNNNNNNNNNNNNNNNNNNNNNNNNNNNNNNNNNNNNNNNNNNNNNNNNNNNNNNNNNNNNNNNNNNNNNNNNNNNNNNNNNNNNNNNNNNNNNNNNNNNNNNNNNNNNNNNNNNNNNNNNNNNNNNNNNNNNNNNNNNNNNNNNNNNNNNNNNNNNNNNNNNNNNNNNNNNNNNNNNNNNNNNNNNNNNNNNNNNNNNNNNNNNNNNNNNNNNNNNNNNNNNNNNNNNNNNNNNNNNNNNNNNNNNNNNNNNNNNNNNNNNNNNNNNNNNNNNNNNNNNNNNNNNNNNNNNNNNNNNNNNNNNNNNNNNNNNNNNNNNNNNNNNNNNNNNNNNNNNNNNNNNNNNNNNNNNNNNNNNNNNNNNNNNNNNNNNNNNNNNNNNNNNNNNNNNNNNNNNNNNNNNNNNNNNNNNNNNNNNNNNNNNNNNNNNNNNNNNNNNNNNNNNNNNNNNNNNNNNNNNNNNNNNNNNNNNNNNNNNNNNNNNNNNNNNNNNNNNNNNNNNNNNNNNNNNNNNNNNNNNNNNNNNNNNNNNNNNNNNNNNNNNNNNNNNNNNNNNNNNNNNNNNNNNNNNNNNNNNNNNNNNNNNNNNNNNNNNNNNNNNNNNNNNNNNNNNNNNNNNNNNNNNNNNNNNNNNNNNNNNNNNNNNNNNNNNNNNNNNNNNNNNNNNNNNNNNNNNNNNNNNNNNNNNNNNNNNNNNNNNNNNNNNNNNNNNNNNNNNNNNNNNNNNNNNNNNNNNNNNNNNNNNNNNNNNNNNNNNNNNNNNNNNNNNNNNNNNNNNNNNNNNNNNNNNNNNNNNNNNNNNNNNNNNNNNNNNNNNNNNNNNNNNNNNNNNNNNNNNNNNNNNNNNNNNNNNNNNNNNNNNNNNNNNNNNNNNNNNNNNNNNNNNNNNNNNNNNNNNNNNNNNNNNNNNNNNNNNNNNNNNNNNNNNNNNNNNNNNNNNNNNNNNNNNNNNNNNNNNNNNNNNNNNNNNNNNNNNNNNNNNNNNNNNNNNNNNNNNNNNNNNNNNNNNNNNNNNNNNNNNNNNNNNNNNNNNNNNNNNNNNNNNNNNNNNNNNNNNNNNNNNNNNNNNNNNNNNNNNNNNNNNNNNNNNNNNNNNNNNNNNNNNNNNNNNNNNNNNNNNNNNNNNNNNNNNNNNNNNNNNNNNNNNNNNNNNNNNNNNNNNNNNNNNNNNNNNNNNNNNNNNNNNNNNNNNNNNNNNNNNNNNNNNNNNNNNNNNNNNNNNNNNNNNNNNNNNNNNNNNNNNNNNNNNNNNNNNNNNNNNNNNNNNNNNNNNNNNNNNNNNNNNNNNNNNNNNNNNNNNNNNNNNNNNNNNNNNNNNNNNNNNNNNNNNNNNNNNNNNNNNNNNNNNNNNNNNNNNNNNNNNNNNNNNNNNNNNNNNNNNNNNNNNNNNNNNNNNNNNNNNNNNNNATTCGTTTTTAAACTTTGTAATTATCATCAGAATGAATATTTCCATGATATACAGGACATTTTAAGggtgattttacaaaaaaaaatcacttaaaacgAATAATAATTACCTTTTTTAGGAGCTTCCAAAATCACCAATGGAGgatgaagaggaggagagagtacgaggaagaagaagaacatgtgGACCAAagaattttgattggttaaggTTAGGATGTAGGCCATGTAGGTAGTTGAATTGTAGTTGGTTTTTAATTGAGTAATAAATGGACAAAGACTAGTTTAGGAAGTGCGACAATAAAGAGGTGAGATGAAAATGGTTGGGGTAATAAGCTTGAGTTTAGGAGGGCATGGAGTATATGGAGTTAAAGTCCGAATGAAACGGGTCATCGACGAGTTTATGAACGGTCGATGGTGAGTGTCAAAGTGATTTGTAGTTATTTTCCTTGCTCATTTTCTATCAGCAATCACTTGCAATATTTTGGGCGAATTAGGGATGTTAATTTGGGCTGATCTGGCCCGGGCGAAACCCGAAAGGTGCATAAATATTTGAGCCCAGATCCACGCGCAAGAGTGGCCCAAGGATAAACGCATCGTTTAGTCACCAAACTCAATTGGGTCGACGTACGGTTGTTAATATGATTGGATTCTTGGAAACAATTAAGATCCGTTCTCGTGCTTGCGCTCTCTCTTCGTCTCTTCCTCTTCTAGCTTTTGTTTCGCCTTCGAAATCGTAACTAAGATTCTCTCTTGGATTCCCAGATACTTTACTCTATTCGGTACCttttgttcttcattttctgGGTTTTAAGATCAATCGATATGTTCTTCATTTTCCGGGTTTTCAATCAATCGCTCTCTTCTCCTTGTTTTTCAATCAAACGATCTGTTCCTTCCTTTTCTGGGGTTTTCATTCAATCTCtatgttcttctttttcagtCGATCGCTCTGTTACTTTTGTATTTCAATCAATCGGTCTGTTTCTCTTGGTTTTCAATCAATGTTATATTCATCTCCTTCTGTCAATCGCTCTATCCTTTTCTGGGTTGTAAGTTTTAAGTCTCTTGCATCTTACATTTGAAGCAATGGTGGACGCAAGGTGTAATACGTGCAGCAACCCTACGCGTTTCAATTTTTGCTGGTTCCATACGGAAAGAAGATTATGTGTGATGTCAAGAAATGACTCAGCTGACTACGCTTGGAATCAAGATGGCCATTTACATTCACCCCTCTGCCGTTCCTGCCGTCTTCAACCGGCTGTGATAACTTGCCGCGACGACAACTCCGTACTCTGCTACGGTTGTTTTCAACGAAACAGCAGGAACTGTGTCACATACAACCATCGAGTCTTGGTCATACCTTTTTCATCACACGTGGTAaccattttcttaattattcacttattattattcttttactCTTATAACATATATTCTAATCAATGATGAGCAGACTTGTGTGCAGGAATCTTCACAAGTGAATTTTCCTCAGGCAGTTCGTTTGCCCATGTATAGACCTCCCCAGCCCCAGCCTGACCTGAACTTAGACTTGCACTTGCAGCTTCCTGGTCCCTCTGCTGGTCCTGGCCCCTCTGCTGGTCCTGGCCCCTCTGCTGGTCCTGGTCCCTCTGGTGGTCCTGGTACCTCTGGTGGTACAAGAAGGAGGAGTGAAGGGATACAGAACAAGAAGAACGAAGTGAGTGCTGCTTTCACTTTGAAAAGAGAAGAACATCTTTCTTGTTACTTGTAACTTCTCATTATTTCTTCTCACCTAGCAACTGGGAGCGCTTCCTTTATTGCCAGTTCAGGCAATGACTCAGCAGGTAagatctattttattgtttggttCTTCACCTTTTATCAAGATTGACTTCCTAATACTGTGTTATGATCGCAGGCAACTAGGAATGCTAGACGTGTCTATGTTGGTGGCCTTCCACCCACTGCAAACAAACAggttttgttacttttttttttttttttttttttttaactttagcAATAACATTGTATGACTACTGAGAATCGATTTCCATATTGTAGTCGGTGGCAACTTTCTTTAGCCAAGTGATGTCAGCGGTTGGGGGAAACACTGCTGGGCCAGGTATCTAAATTtccagtgtttttttttttgtcttatacCTTTGACAAGCGTAGACAATATAACTCATTCTCTCTTTTCATTCATAGGCGAGGCGGTGGTGAATGTTTACATAAACCATGAAAAGAACTTAGCTTTTGTTGAGATGAGAACAGTTGAGGAGGCTAGTAATGCAATGGCATTAGACGGAATTATATTAGAGGTGATTCATTATCTCTTGCTCAGTTTAGATGTACAGTCTTATTCTTCTTTATTAAGTACAATATGTACTGACATGTTAGCTATGCTCATCTCCAGGGGGTTCCTGTAAAGGTGAAGAGGCCTACTGACTATAACCCATCCCTTGCTGCAGCTCTTGGTCCGAGCCAGCCTAATCCCAATCTCAACTTGGCGGCTGTTGGATTTTCCTCGGGGTCTACTGGTGGGCTTGAGGGTCCGGACCGCTTATTTGTGGGTGGGATTCCATATCACTTGACAGAGGATCAGATCAGGGAGCTTTTGGAGTCCTTTGGGCCGCTAAGAGGTTTCAACTTGGTCAAAGACAGGGAAACCGGAAACTCGATGGGATATGCATTCTGTGGATTCCAGGATCCTTCAGTCTCAGATATGGCATGTGCTGCTCTAAACGGGATTAAGATGGGCGATAAGACACTTACGGTGAGGCGTGCAGTCCAAGGTGGGGTTCAACCTAAGCCTGAGCAAAAAGATAGACTACTTCATACCAAACAGCAGATTGCTTTGCAGGTGACTGTTTTACTTTATGCTTTGTCCTATTACTACTATATATCTAAACTTTCTCAATATCACTGATTTAAGTGTCTCTTGAACTTCTGTAACAGAGGCTTATGCTACAGCCAGGAGGCACGCCCACCAAGATTGTCTGTTTGACTCACGTGGTTACAGCTAATGTTCTTGGAGACGATAaagaatatgaagaaataatGGAGGACATGAGACAGGAAGGTGGAAAACTCGGTAAGCAATTTCAGTTTTTGTGTTTATGTTCCTGAGGATCTGCCATATCTACTCACAGTCGAGCTCTTTTTACATGTTTGGAACTTTTGATAAGTCATTGTTCTGCGCAGGTAACTTGGTGAATGTTGTGATTCCGAGGCCCAAACCGGATCATGATCCAACACCAGGAGTTGGGAAGGTTCGTTTTTCAGCTCAGAGAAGCAGTTTTTACTAATTCCATGCACACAACACATCCCTCTTAATgatcttattatatttaatatcaatgCAGGTTTTCTTAGAGTATGCGGATTTGGACGGCGCAGCAAAGGCAAGATCTGGGATGAATGGAAGAAAGTTTAGAGGAAACCAGGTGGTGGCTGTGTATTACCCCGAAAACAAGTATGCGCAAGGCGACTACGAAGGCTACTGATCTTTCTTTAGTTTCTTTGGACCTCTTAGCAAGaagtttgaatatatttttttggggttttgttGTACGGAGATATTGGTTTGTCTAGATCAATTTAGTACTTGTCTAGACACAATCAAGGTGTGTATTGGATAATGTGATAAGTCTTTGGTTTCATTAAAACACCGCTTGGAGTTATGTTATTATCCTCTTACCGGTTAGAAATTACCAGACAACATCAGATTATATACACAATCCATATTAGTAACCTAAAACTACATATACTTTTTGCTTTCCTGCCTGGAAAAAATTGTATGGTGACTTCTTCGAACAGATTTATATCACTGGCATGCTTTTAGCAGTTAAACTTGTTCAATTATCCGCTATGATAACTAAAAAAAGAAGCAGGGCATAACACAACTAGCACCAGTGAGTATCCTGCCACTGTTCTGAACCGGGTTCGATTCTCGGATTTTGCAACTAATTGTTTTAGGAACTTTTAAGCTTCAATACGCTGTgagctctctctcttttttgtttcccCCTTTTTTCTAGCATTTTTAAACAGTCCAAGTCGGTGATAGTTGGAAAAATCTATGCAGAATGAAATAGTTGTCGAATCACTATTCACTAGTCATGATTTCGTTAACACATACCGTAGCAAAccaaaaattgattaattttattgCGACTGCTTATTTGGGATTGTTTTGTGATAAAATAATCAGAGAGCTCTTGCCTCATAATCTTTATTCAAATCATTTTTCTTGAATAGAATGCTAGATTATTCATTACAGTTATCATGTCAGAtttatcaaaactcaaaataactaaaattgatATAATTGGAAATAACTATATCATATGGGCAATAGGTGCAAAGATGCACATAAGAAGAAGTGAGTTTTTTAAAACCATCGATAAATCAAAAGTTTTCTCATATGGCAAAAGGGtaaaaatcaagatattttTACGACACATACATgatgatttaaaatatgattatattcGAAAAAAGGATCTTGCTGATTTTTGTCAATCTTTAAAAGAAAGGTTGCATCACAGAAATATATGATCTTACCGGAAACTAAACACGAGTAGATCTATCTCTGGTTCCAGGATTACAAAAGTgttattgaatataattttgCGATGTTCAGAATTACATTAAAGATGATGTTATGTGCAGAGAAAATAAGTAATTATGATATCTTGAAAACTCTCTACACGTTCCATCCTAAAATTGTAGTTGTGCATCAACAGTATTAGGCAAAGGGATACACCTGTTTCTCGGAGTTGATGCAAATCCTCTTTGTAACAAAATTGAATAATCAACTCGCGTCAGTAAACCATCATCCTCGTCCCACTGGATCTGCTCCATTCCCAGAAGCGAATGTTGCATAATCCCGTTATAATAACTTGGGAGGATAAGGACATAGATGCGGTAGAAACTGTTATTATGGTCATGGAAGAAAACAAGGAAAAAGATTTTGTCCTTATGATGAAAGAACTAACAAGAGCTTCTATGGAAATGAAAGTGGCTAGGAtgatagaaaaaaaactgaaaaaattgCTACACATGCGGTATGAAAGGTCATTGTGTATGGATTTTCCGTACGCCAAAAATTTTAGCTAATATGTATCAAGAATCtcaaaaggaaaagagaaaagaagtgAAACAAACTTTTTCTTTGATGAACATGTGATATCTTTGCATGGTTTAAATTCTGAGCGATTAAGATTTCTGGTTGATCCAGAGAATATCGATGAGTGATAATATCAATGTGATATAATGGTTATCTTCCTGAAGAAGACATTTACTGTAttatactataaaataaatgttatgttttatgtttaatg
The DNA window shown above is from Brassica oleracea var. oleracea cultivar TO1000 unplaced genomic scaffold, BOL UnpScaffold01203, whole genome shotgun sequence and carries:
- the LOC106321067 gene encoding uncharacterized protein LOC106321067 codes for the protein MVDARCNTCSNPTRFNFCWFHTERRLCVMSRNDSADYAWNQDGHLHSPLCRSCRLQPAVITCRDDNSVLCYGCFQRNSRNCVTYNHRVLVIPFSSHVTCVQESSQVNFPQAVRLPMYRPPQPQPDLNLDLHLQLPGPSAGPGPSAGPGPSAGPGPSGGPGTSGGTRRRSEGIQNKKNEQLGALPLLPVQAMTQQATRNARRVYVGGLPPTANKQVLLLFFFFFFF
- the LOC106321068 gene encoding splicing factor U2af large subunit B-like; its protein translation is MSAVGGNTAGPGEAVVNVYINHEKNLAFVEMRTVEEASNAMALDGIILEGVPVKVKRPTDYNPSLAAALGPSQPNPNLNLAAVGFSSGSTGGLEGPDRLFVGGIPYHLTEDQIRELLESFGPLRGFNLVKDRETGNSMGYAFCGFQDPSVSDMACAALNGIKMGDKTLTVRRAVQGGVQPKPEQKDRLLHTKQQIALQRLMLQPGGTPTKIVCLTHVVTANVLGDDKEYEEIMEDMRQEGGKLGNLVNVVIPRPKPDHDPTPGVGKVFLEYADLDGAAKARSGMNGRKFRGNQVVAVYYPENKYAQGDYEGY